The sequence CCAGCGCCTCGCGCCGCTCGCGGTCGGTCAGCGGGCACCACAGGTCGGGGTCGAGCAGCTCGGGCGCGTCGGTCGGCATCGTCGCGGATCGTCGTTCGTCTTCGGGAGATGGGAAGCGCGGGAATCTACCCGCCGCGCCTGCGCGAGGCCATCGAACGGCGAGTGCGTGAGTGCGGAAGTGCACGAGTGCGTCTTCACCTCCGGCACGTCATCATCCCCCAAAGCAGAGATGCGCGACGGCGGATCGCCATCGCGCATCGCTGCAGCGCACTCTCGCACTCATCTCACCCGCGCGGGCGCGGCGGAGAGGCCCGAGGGTCGTAGATGAACGAGATGGGGAGCATCACCCACACCGGCACGGCGTGTCCGTTCAGCCTGGCGGGCGAGAACCGCATCGCCAGCGCCGAGGCCACGCCGGCGGCGCCGAAACCCTCGTGCGTGGCCGACATCACCTGCACCGACGCCGAGTCGGGCAGGCCCGCAGCCGTGACGCGGAACCTGAGCGTCACCGTCCCCGAAACCTTTGCCTGCCACAGCGCCCACGGGTAGTTGCGCCGGATCTCCCGCACCACCTCACGGCGGTTCAGCAGCGCCGGCTGCTCCTCGACCGCGACGAGCTCGCGCGCGCTGTCGGCCGGCGCGGCGGAGCCCTGCGCGGCCGCGGGCGCCGTCCACGCGAGCAGCGCCGCCAACGCAACGGCGATGCGACGGACTCCGGATCTACCCTGCACCGGGAGCAGCTTCTTCATCTTTGATGGTGATTTGACTTCGTCGATTCACCCACTACAGCGGCGGGTCCCGCGAGGAATCTACGAGTAGTCCCACAATAAACAAGCGTTTACTGGGACGACTCCGCGGCCCCGGACGAGAACGGCTGCAGCTGGAAGGTGAGCGGGAGCGTCATCCACACCGCCACGGGATGCCCTTCGCGCGTGGCGGGGTGGAAGTGCATCTGCCGCACGACGGCGATCGCGCCGCGCCCGAACGCGGGGATGGTGGCGTACAACACCTCGATCTTTCCCGCCCTGCCGTTGGGACGCACCTCGACGCGGACGACGGCGCACCCCGACGTCCCTGCGTCGCGCTGCTCGCGCGGATAGTTGCGCGCCATCGCCATCGCCACGTTGCCGACGTTGATGAGCTGCGGCCTGGCGTCGACCTGCTCCAGCGCGAACACCGAGTCGCCGGGAGATGCGGGCTCGGCCGCCGGCTGCGTTGCGACGAGCGAGTCGCACGCCTGGGCGGATGCGGCCCGCGGCATCGTCATCGCCGCGAGAAGGCCGGCGGTGCAGAGGAGGAGGCGGATTCTCATCCCGAAGGAGATCGGTCAGGCGTCGTGGAGGGCGAAGACGATGGGAAGGGTGATCGGCGCCGCGATCGCCTTCCCCTGGAACGTGGCGGGGCGGAAGCGCAGCCGGTGCACCACGCGCATCGCCGGCTCCAGGAACTCCTGGTGGGAGACGGAGACGACGTGAACGGTGCCGCGCTGCACGTGCCCGTCCGCGGCGACGGTGAACTCCAGCACCACGCTCCCCTCGGTGCCGGTGCGCCGCAGCACCTCGGGATAGTGCTGCCGCGCCAGCCGCGGCAGCTGCGCGGGCGTCAGCAGCTCCGGCGGCACGTCCACCTCCACCTCGCCCGGCGCGAGGCCGTCCGCCGTGTCGGCGGGCGGCGGAGCGACCTGCGCGGCGGCGGTGCGCGGCTGCGCGAGCATCGCGGCCGCCGCCATCGCGGCGACGAGGAGCAGGCGATCGAGGGTGCGGCTCATGGGAGCCTCCGGGAGGAGAGGGTGATGGGAGCGAGGTGCGGAACAACCATCTACGCTGAAACGATCCTGATCCCCCGGCCCTGACGGAGGATCACCGGTCGGGATGGAAGGTGATGCGCAGGATGACGTCAACCGCCGCGCCGCCCTCCGCCGCGGGGCGGAAGCGCAGCTGGTGCGCGATGCTCCGCGCGGCGTCGCCGAACTTCTCGTGAGACTGGGAGACCACGGTCACCCTCGCGGCGCGCCCGGCCTCGTCCACCCGCACGCGCACCATGACGTCGCCCATGACGCCTGCGTCGCGCAGCAGCGACGGATAATAGCGCCGCACCAGGCCGGCCAGCCGCCCGGGGTTCAGCAGCTCCGGCGCGGCGGGCCCGGCGCTGTCCACCGTGACCGCGTTGTCGGTGACGGGCGACATGAACTGCGCCGCCGCGGACGTGGGACGCACCAGCAGCGCCGCGGCGAGCACCGCGGCCGCAACCAGGCATTTCGAAGCGTGGATCACTGCTCGTCTGGAGATGGAAGATCGCAGGAAAGACGGAGATCACATCGCGGCGGGACGATGGAGCCGGACTATCGGGACAATCATAACTTCCGCGGCGGGAGATGGGAACATGCGGCGGCGGACGTGGGACAGATCGCGCGTTCATGATCTCGTTCCCATCGACACGATCATTATCCTCACGCGGAGACGCGGAGACGCGGAGAACTCAGCGCCGCGGTTGGTTCTCCGCGCCTCCGCGTCTCCGCGTGAGTAAAAACAGTCTCTGGGCCACTCGAGCAATCCGGCTGGGATGGGGTCACCCTCCGCGCGAGGCAAGGAGCCGCTCCGCCGCGCGCAGGCCGGACGACACCGCGCCCTCCACGTTCGGCGCGACGAGATAATCTCCCGCGAACGCGACGCGCGGGTGCTCCGCGTCGGGCCGCTCCGCGCGGAGGCGGGCCAGGTGCTGCAGCGAGCCGGGGCGGAAGACGGTCCACCCGTGCTCCCAGCGGTACAGGCGCACGGTGCGGATCAGCGACGCGATGCGGGGGAACGGCTTCGCCAGGTCGGGGAGGATGAGTTTCATCGCCTCCTCCGCGGTCGCGTCCATCAGCCCCGGCCCCACCTCGGGGAGGGGGAGCGCGAGGAGAGCGCCCAGCCCCGGCGCCACCTGCCCGGGGAGCTTGGCCTCCTGCGAGCAGACGGCCGCCAGCGCGCGCGACTCGCCGCGCGCCCACGACAGGCCGAACCAGCGCGTCCCTACCGGGCGGTCGAGCACGATCCCCACCGTCACCGTGGGCCGCACGTCGACCGCTCCTAACCATTCGCCCATGCGCGGCATCTGAGCTTGTACGGCGGCGCGCGCCGCGGGCGCGGGAAGGGCCACGACGGCGGCGTCGAAGCGCTCCGCCCACCCATCCCCCGCCAGCTCCACCCCGTGCTCGTCCGCGGAGAGGCGGCGGACGGCCGTGCGGACGCGCACCTCGCCGCCGGCCTGGCGGACGGCGCCGGCCAGCGCGTCGCAGAAGCCGCGGGCGCCGCCGCGCAGCGCCAGCACGTCGAGCGACATCCCCTGGCGCGCGAGCGCGTGGTAGAAACCGGCGCTGGCCTCCTCCGCGCGCGTGCCGTAGAGGGTGCAGAGGAGCGGGTCGGCCAGCAGGTCCACGAAGTCGCGCCCCATCTCCCTGAGGCCCCACGCGGCGGCCGACTCGCGGTCCAGCCCGGCGGCGCGCTCCAGCGCCTCCATCCGCAGCGCGTCGGCGTGGCGGTGGAGATAGGGGAGGTAGTGCGCGCCGAGCTTCAGCTTGAGCCCGAAGGGAATGGCCCCCGACGCCAGCATCGACGTCGGAGACCCATACACCACCTCGTGCGCCGCGCCCCGGCGCCAGAGCGCGTCGCGCCCCGAGGTGCGCTCGCACAGCGCGGCGGCGCCGGCTTCGCGCAACACGCGCAGGAACGACGTGTACACCGAGCCGAACAGCTGCGTGGCCGCGTCGATGCGGCACCCGTCGACCTCGTCGGTGCGCGTGCGGCCGCCCCACGCCGGCGCCGCCTCGAGCACGGTGACCGACGCGCCGGCGCGCGCCAGGCGGAAGGCCGCCGCCAGCCCCGCCGGCCCGCCGCCGGCCACCGCCACGCGCATCCCCGCCGCGTCAGCCATCGCGGCGCCGAACGAACTGGTTGCAGCGGACGAACGCCCGATCTAGCTTCACCCCCATCACCCCCTCCCTTCCCGGAGCCTATGAGACGCAGAGAGTTCATCCTGCACGGCACCGCCGCCGCCGCGGGGCTGGCGGCGGGGTCGGCGCTCCTGCCGCGCGCGCTCGACGCCCGCCCCGCGCGCGAGGACTGGCTGGCCGACCCGGCCACCCGCGAGCTGGCCATGCGCGCCGTCGACGCCGCGCGCCAGGCGGGCGCCACCTACGCCGACGTGCGCATCTCGCGCAACCGCTCGCAGTCGCTGGGCACCCGCGAGCAGCAGATCACCTCCTTCAACGACAGCGACACCTACGGCTTCGGCGTGCGCGTGCTGGCCGGCGGCGCGTGGGGCTTCGCCGCCAGCCGCGACGTGACGCCCGACGAGGTGGTCCGCGTGGCCCGCCAGGCAGTCGCGCAGGCCCGCGCCAACGCGGCCACGGTCAAGCGCCCCATCGAGCTGGCGCCGGCCGAGCGCGTGGCCGACGGGAAGTGGACCTCGGCCATGCAGGTCGACCCCTTCACCATCGCCATCGAGCAGAAGGTGGACCTGCTGCTGCGCGCCAACGCCGAGGCGCTCAAGGTGCAGGGCGCGCGCTTCGTCACCTCGTCGATGTTCTTCCTCAAGCAGGAGAAGAGCTTCGCCAGCACCGACGGAAGCTGGATCGAGCAGACGTACTACCGCGCCTATCCGTCGATGACCATCACCGCGGTGTCGGCCGACCGCTCCGACTTCCAGAGCCGGCAGAGCACCGACATCGCCCCGCGGGGGATGGGATACGAGCACGTCACCGCCGCCAGGCTGGTGGAGACCGCCGGCCGCTGGGCCGAGGAGGCGGTGGCCAAGCTCTCCGCCAAGCCGGTGCAGCCGGGGCGCTACGACCTGGTGCTCCTGCCCACCCACCTCTGGCTCACCATCCACGAGTCCATCGCGCACCCCACCGAGCTCGACCGCATCATGGGGTTCGAGGCCAACTACGCGGGCACCTCGTTCGTCACCCCGCCGGCCGACTACCTGGGCAAGTTCCGCTACGGCCCCGACTTCATGAACATCCAGGGCGAGCGCAGCACGCCGGGAACGCTCTCGGCCACCGGGTGGGACGACGAAGGCGTGAAGCCCGACGAGTTCCTGATCGTGCGCAACGGCGTGGTCAACGACCTGCAGACCACGCGCGAGCAGGCGCCGTGGCTGGCCGACTGGTACCGCCAGCAGGGGCGCCCCGTGAGCAGCCACGGCAACTCGTACGCCCAGAACTGGTCCGACGTGCAGTTCCAGCGCATGCCCAACGTCAACCTCCTTCCCGCGACGAGCGAGGTGACGCTGGAGGAGCTGATCGGCGACGTGCAGGACGGGATCCTGATCGACGGCGACGGCTCCTTCTCGATCGACCAGCAGCGGTACAACGCGCAGTTCGGCGGGCAGGTGTTCAAGGAGATCAAGAACGGGCGGATCACCGGCCCGCTGAAGGACGTCGCCTACCAGATGCGCACGCCGGAGTTCTGGAACTCGATGGACGCCATCGGCGGGCGCGGCACCTACTTCATCGGCGGCTCGTTCTTCGACGGCAAGGGCCAGCCCAGCCAGGTAAACGCCGTGAACCACGGCTCGCCCGCGGCCCGCTTCCGCCGGGTCAACGTCATCAACACCGGACGCAGAGCGTAACCCCGCCATGCCTGCCAGATTCATCTCGCGCGACGAGGCCGAGTCCATCGCCCGGCGCACGCTCGCGTTTTCCACGGCCGACGACGCGCGCGTGCAGATCCAGAGCTCCACGCACGGCAACACCCGCTTCGCCCGCAACCAGGTGTCCACCGCCGGCGACGCGTACGACGCCACCCTGGCCGTGACCGCGGCCTTCGGGAAGAAGGTGGCCTCGGCCAGCACCAACCGCTTCGACGAGGAGTCGCTGCGCAGCGTGGTGCAGACGGCCGAGCGGCTGGCGCGGCTGGTGCCCGAGGATCCCGAGTACCTGGGCGAGCTGGGCCCGCAGCAGTATTCCCGCACCACGGCCTTCTCCGAGGCCACGGCCAACCTGACGCCCGAGCAGCGGGCCGCGGCGGTCAACGCCATCACCCGCCCCGCCGAGGCGCAGGGGCTCATCTCCACGGGCTTCCTCGACATCATCACCGGCTCGCAGGCGGTGGCGACGAAGAAGGGGCTGTTCGCGTACGACACCGCGTCGATCGTGAACCTGACCACCACCGTCCGGACGCCCGACGGCACCGGCTCGGGGTGGGCGGGCGACGCGGCCAACGACTGGGCGCGGCTGAACCCGGGGGCCATGGCCGAGCGCGCCATCCGCAAGGCGCAGCTCTCGCGCAACCCGCGCGCCGTGGAGCCGGGGAAGTGGACGGTGATCCTGGAGCCCACCGCCGTGGCCAACATGGTGGGGCTGATGATGGGGTCGCTCGACGCGCGCCAGGCCGACGAGGGGCGCTCGTTCTTCTCGAAGGCCGGGGGGAACAAGATCGGCGAGAAGTTCCTGGACCAGCGGGTGACCATCGTTTCGGACCCCGGCAGCGCGGTGGCGCCGATGGCGGCGTTCAACGGGCAGGGGCTTCCCAACCGGCGGATGCTGTGGATCGAGAACGGGTCGCTGCGGAACCTGGTCTACAACCGCTTCTGGGCGCAGCGGCAGGGGCGCGAGCCCACCGGCTTCCCGGCCGGGTTCGAGATGGCGGGCGGCACCAGCACGGTGGAGGAGATGATCCGCGCCACCGAGCGCGGGCTGCTGGTCACCCGCTTCTGGTACATCCGCCCGGTGGACCCGCGCACGATCCTGTACACCGGCCTCACCCGCGACGGCACCTTCCTGATCGAGAACGGCCAGATCACCACGGCGGTGAAGAACCTGCGCTGGAACGAGTCGCCCGTGTTCATGCTGAACAACGTGGAGATGATGAGCGCGCCGGTGCGCATCTCGGCCAGCGAGAGCGGCGACGTGAGCCCGGCCGTGGTCGTCCCGGCGATCAAGGCGCACGACTTCACCTTCACCTCGCTCTCCGACGCGGTGTGAGATAGAAACAGAAAGTCTCACGCAGAGGGCGCAGAGGACGCAGAGGACCACGGTGAGTTCTCTGCGTCCTCTGCGCCCTCTGCGTGAGATTTCTTTTCGTAAATCATCTTCCTGCAAGATGTTGGGGACCCATTAGGGGTTGAAAACCGAAGAGGAATTCGATAGATTGAGGGGCTCGCACCGGTAGCTCAATTGGCAGAGCAGGGGACTCTTAATCCCAAGGTTGAAGGTTCGATTCCTTCCCGGTGCACTGCCCCTTGGTGTAATTGGCAACACGCCTGACTCTGGATCAGGAAAGTCCAGGTTCGAGCCCTGGAGGGGCAATCTCCCCAACGCAGATCGGGGTGACCGGCACATGGCCGGTCACCCCGATCTTCGTTTCGCGCGGCCGCGCGTCAGAGCATCCGGATGGCGATGTAGTAGCTGATGGCGCCCACGATCAGCACCCACGTGAGCCCCGCGGCCAGGCCCAGGAAGCTGGCGGCGCGGTCCTTCCGGGAATCCTCCCGCGTGTACTCCACGTGCGACATCTCCAGCTCCTCCGGTCGGTCTATCGGGATCGGTTCGTCTCGGTCGGAAGTCTTGATCGGCGCGTAACCTGGCATTCCCCGCCCCCGCGCGCAATGGGCGGCGGGAGACCTACGACGCGTCGCCCAGGCGCTCCAGCATCACCGCCGTGCCGTAGCAGAGCACCTCGGTGGCGGACTGGCCGATCTCCGACGCGTCGTAGCCGATGCCGATCACCGCGTCGGCGCCCAGCTCGCGCGCGTGGCGGGCCAGCTCGGCGGTGGCCTGCTGGCGCGTCTGCTCGCACATCTCCGTGAACTCGCGGATCTGCCCGCCCACGATGGTCTTCAGCCCCCCGATGAACCCCTGTGAGAAGGTCGGCGCGCGCACCACCACGCCGCGCACCAGCCCCAGGTACTCGCGGATGCGGTAGCCCTCGATGGCCATCGTCGTGGTCATGATCAGCCGGTCGGGCGCTGGGTTCGACATCAGCGGCGCTCCTGCACGAGGGTGTTGTGGAACGAGGCGATCTTCCAGGCGCCACCGTCGCGGGTGAGCACGGCGCTCCAGAGCGCGGCCATGTCGCCCGCCGCCGGGCCCGCGGGCACGTGCAGCTTCGCGTCCACGTGCGCCAGCGCCACGTCCGCCCGCAGCAGGCGCGCGGACTTCAGGCGGTATTCGACGCGGCTGCCGGCGTAGATCGTCCGGAAGATGTGCTCGTGCCCCGCGGCGATGGCGTCGCGCCCGCGGGCGTGCATCCCCACGATGTTCACGAAGTCCGCGTCGCCGGCGAAGGGCGCGGCGAACCCGGCGCTGTCGCCCGCGTTCCAGGCGTCCTGCAGCGCCTGCACGATCGGCGCGACCTCGGCGGCGATGTCCGTGGATGCGAAGGTGTCGCTCATGGATCTCTCGAAAATCGGTGGGATGGGGATGATGCGCGGATCGCGCGGAGATGGAGAAGCGCCCCCACAAGCTCTGCGGGGGCGCTCCGCCGTGCAAGGAGATTCTCCGCCGCTCCGCGGATCTACCGCTCGAGCCGGAAGCCGGGGTCCACCGCCGGCCGCTGCGGCGCGTTGGTCACGGCCCAGCCGGTGGCGTACATCCACCTCGTCATCCGCGCCAGCTTGGCGTAGTCGATCCGCTCGGCCTCGTCGCGCGGCGTGTGGTAGTCGGGGTGCAGCAGCGTGGTGAAGAAGATCGCCGGGATCCCCGCGCGCGCGTACGGCAGGTGGTCGCTGCGGAAGTACCAGAACTCCGGGTGCGCGGGGTCGTCCCAGGTGGTGTCCAGCGCGAAGCGGGTGAAACGGCGGTTCGCGTCCATCGCCATCTCCACCAGCCGCACGGAGTTGCGGTGCGGCGGCACGGCGCCCAGCAGCGCGGCGCTGTCCGGCCGGTTGCGCCCGATCATGTCGCCGTTCAGCACCGCCACCAGCGCGCCCTTCGGCACCGTCGGATGCTCGACGAACCAGCGCGAGCCCAGCAGCCCGCGCTCCTCCGCGCCGTGCCAGACGAAGAGCGCGGTGCGCTTCCCCGGCTGCCGCGCGAACGCCCGGCCGATGGCCAGCATCGCCACGCTCACCGTGCCGTTGTCGTCGGCGCCGTTCCAGATCGAGTCGCCGTTGGCGGGGAAGCGGACGCCGTCGTGGTCCTGGTGCCCGCTGAACACCACGTACTCGCGCCGCAGCGACGGGTCCGCGCCGGAGACCATCGCCACCACGTTCACCGACGGGTAGACGAACGACTCGCTGGAGATGCGCGCCACGAGCCGCTGCCCCGGCCGCTGCAGCGCCTCCGCCATCCCCCGCCGCAGCCAGACCACCGGCGCGCGCGACGGGCGCCGCGGCTCCACGCCGGCCGAGTCGAGCCCGTACGTCCCCCGCTCCATGTACGACGACTGCACGTCGAACTGCGTGTCGGCGATGGAGTCGGAGACCAGCAGCACGGCCGCCGCGCCGCGCGCCAGGAAGGTCTCCGCGCGGTCGCGCAGCGCGGCGCGCACGTAGCGCCACGCCCACAGGCTCACCGAGCGCGGGGGTACGGCGCGCGGCGGCGTCACCACCGCCGCGACGGCCTTGCCGCGGAGATCCATCCCCGCCAGCGCGGCGCTGTCTCCCTCCCCCACCCACACGACCGGGGCGTCGATGACCGCGTCCGCCGGAGAGACGACGGTCGCCTCGCGCCAGAGGGCGAGCGCGCGGCCGCCCACCTCGATGCGGCTGTGGCCGGCGACGCGCACGCGGCGCATGGGCCAGAACTGGAAGAAGGTGCCGTCGTCGCCGGCGGGCTGGAGACCGGCCGCGCGGGCGCGCTCGGCCAGCCACATCGACGCGCGCAGCTCGTCCAGCGTCCCCGCCTCGCGCCCGCGGAAGGTGTCCGCCGCCATCGCCGTCAGGTCGCGCCGCAGGTCGGCCTCGCGGATGGCGCTGAACGCGGGCGGATCGCCGCCGGGGCCGTTCATGGAGGTCACGCGGATCTCGCCCTGCGCCGCCAGCGCGCGCGGGAGGGCGGCGGAGAGCGCGAGGAGGACGAGCGCGCGCGGCATCTTCATCTGCGTCACCGAATCGGAGAGGATGGGGATCGCGGAGATGGGAGATTATATCGCGTCGCACCGGATCTCAATAAAGAAGGGCTCACACAGGGTCAGCAGAGGAAGCAGCCAACAAACCGCTTCCCCTGCCGACTTTGCGTGAGCCCTTCTTTTCAGCTCCTCAGATGCCGGTCTGGCGGAAGAGGCGGAGGCGGAGCCGGGCGCGGTCGTGCACGCGCTCGGCGGGCCAGGCGGGCGCCAGCTCCTCGCAGCACGCGGCGATCTCCTCGTGCACGTGGCCCCACGAGCACGTCCGCCGCATCACCCGCGAGATCCACCACCCCGGCACCGCGTCGGCCAGCGCGAACAGGTCCGCCAGCCGCTCGGGATGGCGCACGTACCCCTCGTCGGCCAGGCACACCGCGCCCGACGAGTCTTCGGCCAGCACGTGCGCGGCCTGGTGGCGCAGCGCCAGCCCCAGGTCCATCCCCCGCGCGCCGCCGTTCACCAGCACCGGGTGCACGCCCTCGCACAGCGGCAGCGTCATCCCCATCGCGCCCGAGCGGAAGGGGAAGATCTCCACGTGGCAGCCGCTGGCCGCCAGCAGCGCCCCCACCTGGTCGGGGGTGATGGGCGCGCCCGCCGCCGCGTAGTCGTCCACCGCACCGCGCGCGGCCGCCACGAGACGAGCGGCCGACGCGATCACCATTGCGTCGCTCGACATGCTGTGCCTCCGCTCGCTCGTTGCGGCTTCGACGGGACCGGCGCCGCGGCGCCGCGCCCGGTCAGTTTCGTGTCATGTTGAACACCGGAGGATCATGCCATGTTCCGACAATTTTATTGTAAAGTTTTTTTCCACCAAAATTCTGAAAACGGTTCCATCTCCAAGCCCGCATTCATCTTTTGTGACATAAGCGCCATAACGTTCGAAAACAAATAGCTCATTTCAGGTAAGTAAAGGTCCTAAGCAGGAGTCGGGCCGACGTGGAAGCACTTTGCACCTGCGGCGGTCGAAGTGCTACCGCCGTCGGGGGCCTCATCGCGACGATGTGCCGCCATCTATGTCTGCGGCTCGAGCCTGCAGTACACCATCTTCTGCATGGTGAGAAAGCGCGAAAGGCCCGGCCGGACCCAAGTGGTTCCGGCAAGGCCTTTCCCGGCAATCTCCCAGTTGTTCCCGTCTATCTGTTCCTGTCCCGTTCCGTCCCGTCGATCCGGGTGCGGGCGGCGAAGACCGCCCTCCACCGCGGTAGCCTCTCGCGAGGCGTCCCGCCGGCCTCCGCCGCCCGGTTCCTGGACGCAAAAAGGCCCCGCCCCGGGCTTCCCGGGAGCAGGACCTGAGCGCGTCCGTTGTCGTGGTTTTCCTGCTGTAAAAATATGTATTCCACAGTCGCCCGTCAAGGCGTGCCCACAACACCTTTGACGCGTGGAGCTTCTACAGCGCCCCTTCCTCCACGCGCGCGTGCAGCTGGTACCACCAGCCGGGGAGCGCGCCGCGCGCGGTGAGCATCCGCCGCAGCCCCTCGAGCACGTCGAGCTTGCGCAGCCGCTCGCCGCCTGGCGGGGCGATGGCCGCCACGAACGGGGCCATCGCCTCGAGGGTGAAGGGATCCGCCTTCACCCCCGCCGTTTCTCCCGCGACTCCGTCCCCGGCGGACGGCACCGCATCCCCACCAGAAGTCAGCCATTCGGGCGTGGTTCCCGCCAGCTCGGCGATGCGCTGCACCGTCCAGGCGTGCGGTACCGCGCCGCCCGACTCCCATCGCGCCACGGACCCGGCGTGCACCCCCAGGCGCCGCGCAAGCTCGCCCCGGTCCCACCCCTGGCGCTCGCGCGCCGCGCGGATGCGGAACCCCACGCATCTCCGCTCGTCGGTCGTCATCGTTCCACTCCCCGGTCCAATCCTGCGGCTGCTACGCCCAGCGGTTGACAGCGACGAAACAAACGATCAGATTCGTTATAAGTGTTAAACATGTGGAGGCGTGGTGTCAACGGTCCCGTTGGTCGGGCGGGAGGTTCCCCGCAAGTGTTTACCCAATTCCAGGAGGTCGGAACAATGCAGTCCAGCGTTCCAGCCGGACCCCCGGACGCGCCGCGCACGGTGCGGCGCGTGCTCCGCCCCAGGCCGCCCTCGGAGGAGCCGCAGCAGCCGGAGCGGGGTGACGACGGCCGGCTGCTTCGCCCCGCGGCCAGCTGTCCGCGCTGCGGCGCGCGCCCGGCGATGCGGGTGACGCCGGCGGTGGTGCGCGCGCTCGACGGGCAGCCGCCGACGATGAGGATCGGCACCTACCAGTGCCAGCGCCGCGGGTGCGGCGCCATCTACGACATCAGCGCCGCCGCCTTCCAGCGCGCGAGCTGAGCCCCCTTCTGCCGCGGCGGCCCCCTCCCCCGCTGCGCTACAATCCGCCACAGACAGAGGCCGGGGATCGCCGGCCCAAGCGACCGAAGCGAGACCGGCGCCGCCACGAGGGCGCCCGGTGAGCATGCGTGCGCCGTCCGCGCGCGCTGGCGGACCCACGCGCGCAGGGAGGTACGCGATGGACCCCGTACTTCACGCACGCGTCGCGCCCGGGATGGCCCTGGGCGCGGCGCTGCTGCAGACCAACGACACCACGGCCGCCGGGCAGCTGCCGGTGGATCCCACGCTCATCCCCGG comes from Longimicrobium sp. and encodes:
- a CDS encoding helix-turn-helix transcriptional regulator, with the protein product MTTDERRCVGFRIRAARERQGWDRGELARRLGVHAGSVARWESGGAVPHAWTVQRIAELAGTTPEWLTSGGDAVPSAGDGVAGETAGVKADPFTLEAMAPFVAAIAPPGGERLRKLDVLEGLRRMLTARGALPGWWYQLHARVEEGAL